Proteins encoded by one window of Prosthecobacter vanneervenii:
- a CDS encoding AAA family ATPase: MSDHPPEFPEIEKEKPKTPGSPEEITRKLEDFIKNTLGGQVLFTRVEGPGARAMPHNEEKPVEEARPDNAKAFEFTFRPADIKAHLDRFVIRQDEAKKVLATAVCDHYHHARMLRDDRAAESGGPRLEFSKQNVIIIGPTGVGKTYLVKHIADLIGVPFVKADATKFSETGYVGADVDDLVRDLVAKANGDIELAEHGIIYLDEIDKLSSGPERLGRDVSGRGVQTALLKLMEETEVSLYAPNDIRSQMQMMFDTRKGRTGREVVNTRNILFIVSGAFSGLEKIIEKRTNRKSIGFISADAKASTAEHLFREARTRDFIDYGFEAEFIGRLPVRVVCDPLSADDMFQIMKNSEGSLIRQYEREFAAYGVKAVFKDDALREIASRAEDEKTGARGLVTAWERVLRDFKFEMPSLGLPELVVDGALVKEPEQTLIRCRAESASQLRELGAAHADEVRAFAERFQREHGLTLDFESDAISALAARAQREGMHVEALCTRLFKDYPFGLKLVTRNTGETRFTITPDAVASPDRYVSDLVVNACRPQSQRPFPPTIDITPDSAPTHDS, encoded by the coding sequence ATGAGCGATCATCCGCCAGAATTTCCAGAGATAGAAAAAGAAAAACCCAAAACACCCGGAAGTCCGGAGGAGATCACGCGTAAGCTGGAGGACTTCATCAAAAACACCCTCGGCGGCCAGGTTCTCTTTACTCGCGTCGAAGGCCCGGGCGCGCGCGCCATGCCCCACAATGAGGAAAAGCCCGTGGAGGAAGCCAGGCCTGACAACGCCAAAGCCTTCGAGTTCACCTTCCGTCCTGCAGACATCAAGGCGCACCTCGACCGCTTCGTCATCCGGCAGGACGAGGCCAAAAAGGTGCTCGCCACCGCCGTCTGTGACCACTACCATCACGCCCGCATGCTGCGTGATGACCGGGCTGCGGAGTCCGGTGGCCCCCGGCTCGAATTCTCCAAGCAGAACGTCATCATTATCGGTCCCACCGGCGTCGGAAAGACCTACCTCGTTAAACACATCGCCGATCTCATCGGCGTGCCGTTCGTGAAGGCGGACGCCACCAAGTTCAGCGAAACCGGCTACGTCGGTGCAGATGTGGATGACCTCGTGCGCGATCTCGTGGCCAAGGCCAATGGCGACATCGAGCTTGCCGAGCACGGCATTATTTACCTCGACGAAATCGACAAGCTCAGCAGCGGTCCCGAGCGCCTCGGGCGCGATGTCAGCGGACGCGGTGTGCAGACCGCCCTGCTCAAGCTCATGGAGGAGACCGAGGTCTCACTCTACGCCCCCAATGACATTCGCAGCCAGATGCAGATGATGTTCGACACCCGCAAAGGCCGCACCGGCCGCGAGGTCGTAAACACACGCAACATCCTCTTCATTGTCAGCGGTGCTTTCAGCGGACTGGAGAAGATCATCGAAAAGCGCACCAACCGCAAATCCATCGGCTTCATCTCGGCGGATGCCAAAGCCTCCACCGCCGAGCACCTCTTCCGCGAGGCGCGCACCAGGGACTTCATCGACTACGGTTTCGAGGCCGAGTTCATCGGCCGCCTTCCCGTGCGCGTGGTCTGCGATCCCCTCAGCGCGGACGACATGTTCCAGATCATGAAAAACTCCGAAGGCAGCCTCATCCGCCAGTATGAGCGCGAGTTCGCCGCCTACGGGGTCAAGGCCGTCTTCAAAGATGATGCCCTGCGCGAGATCGCCAGCCGGGCGGAAGATGAAAAAACCGGCGCACGTGGCCTTGTCACCGCCTGGGAGCGTGTCCTCCGGGACTTTAAATTTGAAATGCCCAGCCTCGGACTTCCAGAGCTGGTCGTGGACGGCGCGCTTGTGAAGGAGCCTGAGCAGACGCTCATCCGCTGTCGTGCCGAGTCCGCCAGCCAGCTCCGCGAACTGGGCGCCGCTCATGCCGACGAGGTCCGCGCTTTTGCCGAGCGCTTCCAGCGCGAGCATGGCTTGACCCTCGATTTTGAAAGCGATGCCATCTCCGCCCTCGCTGCCCGCGCTCAGCGCGAAGGCATGCACGTGGAGGCCCTCTGCACCAGGCTCTTCAAAGACTATCCCTTCGGTCTCAAGCTCGTCACCCGAAACACCGGTGAGACGCGTTTTACCATCACCCCGGATGCCGTGGCCAGCCCTGACAGGTATGTGAGCGATCTCGTCGTGAATGCCTGCCGTCCTCAATCCCAGCGGCCCTTCCCTCCCACCATCGACATCACACCCGACTCAGCCCCGACCCATGACTCGTAA
- the argC gene encoding N-acetyl-gamma-glutamyl-phosphate reductase: MSAPVKVAVVGASGYSGAELLRLLLRHPNVELVAVTSRSLAGKALSKEFPRFRGVGVADSLTFTAPDAAALKAAGAEIAFLAVPHGVAAEYAKPLLELGLKVIDLSADFRLRSPALYEEFYGHAHPAPELLDEAVYALPEVRAEQIKTARLIACPGCYPTSILLPLIPLLKAGLLADTPLAVASMSGASGAGRKESIPLLFCEVQNSVRSYSVPVHRHLSEIGQELALAAGREVKLSFVPHLMPTHSGICTTTFAQLKTGVTLEQISAALHSAYDKAPFVRLLGVNQSPDTKNVTGTNFVDIGWSYDARAGQLILMSTEDNIGKGASGQAVQNMNLICGFEATAGLLNI, translated from the coding sequence ATGTCCGCACCCGTCAAAGTCGCCGTCGTTGGAGCCAGTGGTTATTCAGGAGCAGAGCTCCTGCGTCTGCTGCTGAGACACCCGAATGTGGAGCTGGTGGCAGTGACCTCACGCTCGCTGGCAGGCAAAGCCCTGTCCAAAGAGTTTCCGCGCTTCCGTGGCGTGGGTGTGGCGGATTCCCTGACCTTCACCGCCCCGGATGCCGCCGCGCTGAAAGCCGCCGGAGCCGAAATCGCCTTTCTGGCAGTGCCACATGGCGTGGCGGCCGAGTATGCCAAGCCGCTGCTGGAGCTGGGGCTGAAGGTGATCGACCTCAGCGCGGACTTCCGCCTGCGGAGCCCGGCGCTGTATGAAGAATTTTATGGTCATGCGCATCCAGCGCCTGAGCTGCTGGATGAAGCTGTGTATGCCCTGCCGGAAGTGCGTGCGGAGCAGATCAAGACCGCGCGGCTGATCGCCTGCCCCGGCTGCTACCCCACGAGCATTCTGCTGCCGCTGATCCCGCTGCTCAAAGCCGGACTGCTTGCTGACACGCCCCTGGCTGTGGCCAGCATGAGCGGAGCCAGCGGTGCGGGCCGGAAGGAGAGCATCCCCCTGCTCTTCTGTGAAGTGCAGAACAGCGTGCGCAGCTACAGCGTGCCGGTGCACCGCCACCTGAGCGAGATCGGGCAGGAGCTGGCCCTGGCGGCCGGCCGCGAGGTGAAACTCTCCTTTGTGCCGCACCTGATGCCCACGCATTCCGGCATCTGCACCACCACCTTTGCCCAGCTGAAAACTGGGGTAACCCTGGAGCAAATCAGCGCGGCGCTACATTCGGCCTATGACAAGGCCCCCTTCGTTCGTTTGCTCGGAGTGAATCAGTCTCCCGACACCAAAAACGTCACCGGCACCAACTTCGTGGACATCGGCTGGTCCTACGATGCCCGCGCGGGACAGCTCATCCTGATGAGCACGGAAGACAACATCGGCAAAGGCGCCTCCGGCCAGGCCGTGCAAAACATGAACCTCATCTGCGGTTTCGAGGCCACCGCAGGCCTGCTGAACATCTGA
- the argJ gene encoding bifunctional glutamate N-acetyltransferase/amino-acid acetyltransferase ArgJ: MAAKPTEERECRVPFKVIEGGVTAAKGFRASAVTCGIKNPEATRLDLALIVSDGPTTTDAVFTTNKVRAACVRVSQQHIKESDTRAIIANSGNANACTGVQGIQDAKAMTKAVAEELGVKMRQVLVCSTGIIGMPMPIERVIVKVPDAVAKLNPEGSEDAMRAIMTSDTRPKTFAVDVPCGKGSFRIGGIAKGAGMICPNMATMLCFITTDAKIGKDELHRSMRYAVEKSFNCITIDGDTSTNDTVIVMSNGQADAPTIKKNSPEAELFRCALHKVMLELAKMIVCDGERVTKFVEIRVRNARTLADARKVAETVAKSLLVKCSFHGCDPNWGRIIHAVGYSGARIREELIDIYFGGLQACKGGLATKTPVAEMEKIVQEPKFTVTIDLNLGTSGYTVYTSDLSEEYVDFNSAEYSAAIHAKRQKGFA; this comes from the coding sequence ATGGCTGCCAAACCCACCGAAGAGCGCGAGTGCCGCGTACCATTCAAAGTCATCGAAGGCGGTGTGACCGCCGCGAAAGGCTTCCGCGCGAGCGCTGTGACCTGCGGCATCAAGAACCCGGAGGCCACCCGACTGGATCTGGCGCTCATCGTTTCTGACGGCCCCACCACGACGGATGCGGTCTTTACCACGAACAAGGTGCGCGCCGCCTGCGTGCGCGTGAGCCAGCAGCATATCAAGGAGAGCGACACCCGCGCCATCATCGCCAACAGCGGCAATGCCAACGCCTGCACCGGCGTGCAGGGCATCCAGGATGCGAAGGCGATGACCAAGGCCGTGGCGGAGGAACTGGGCGTGAAGATGCGCCAGGTGCTCGTGTGCTCCACCGGGATCATTGGCATGCCCATGCCGATTGAGCGAGTCATCGTGAAAGTGCCGGATGCCGTGGCGAAGCTGAACCCCGAAGGCTCTGAGGATGCGATGCGCGCCATCATGACGAGCGACACACGGCCAAAGACCTTTGCGGTGGATGTGCCGTGCGGCAAAGGCAGCTTCCGCATTGGCGGAATCGCCAAGGGTGCGGGGATGATCTGCCCAAACATGGCGACGATGCTGTGCTTCATCACGACCGACGCCAAGATCGGCAAGGATGAACTGCACCGCTCCATGCGCTATGCAGTGGAGAAGAGCTTCAACTGCATCACCATCGACGGAGACACGAGCACGAACGACACCGTGATCGTGATGAGCAACGGCCAGGCCGACGCCCCCACGATCAAAAAGAACTCGCCGGAAGCCGAGCTCTTCCGCTGCGCGCTGCACAAGGTGATGCTGGAACTGGCCAAGATGATCGTCTGCGACGGCGAGCGCGTGACCAAATTTGTCGAGATCCGCGTGCGCAATGCACGGACGCTGGCCGATGCCCGCAAAGTGGCCGAGACGGTGGCCAAGTCCCTGCTGGTGAAGTGCTCCTTCCACGGCTGCGACCCGAACTGGGGCCGAATCATTCACGCAGTCGGTTACTCCGGCGCACGGATCCGTGAAGAGCTGATCGACATCTACTTTGGCGGGCTGCAGGCCTGCAAGGGCGGCCTGGCGACCAAGACACCAGTGGCGGAGATGGAGAAGATCGTGCAGGAGCCGAAATTTACCGTCACGATTGATCTTAATCTCGGCACGAGCGGCTACACCGTTTACACCAGCGACCTGTCCGAGGAATACGTGGACTTTAACAGCGCGGAGTATTCCGCCGCCATTCACGCGAAGCGCCAAAAGGGCTTTGCGTAA
- a CDS encoding beta strand repeat-containing protein, with the protein MNITALVRCSCIVLVLLHASVLRAQLSWDLSSSAGIQVTGDATWDTTTTNWNNGTSNVAWNNAANATTIAVFGVPSSPTATTGGTITVSGTINLGGMKFLPFSGLPSPFSFTFSGSGTLAFANDAVIELGDSVSSGSTGNQFVNLSTAVTGNNITIQRATGASSGSFQYLRFSGTNTGLTGILTIKATSTTLGNFILTSSAAAQSALSRVVIESGSVYAINGTSSNYAVPITLGGTGQGNGAIRIDASSITISGAMTLTSTALLNSNSGVTGTIVSGAIGETGGSQGLQRSAVLSSSTMTFTGASNFTGTTTLGRSGGVGAVTILDFTASGAPTTDIFYNGVTAGGLSFVGSSNAATFLNITGKSATANSQRFGAVTTSAGTLGVVTLTSGAGGSMDLSLGTITRSGTGLLAFIAPSSGSITTTSTGFLGPWVTYKDATGITSWAQVVGGAMVGGYTGDLTYSTGKALSAVSGYVATKNLTVSNASGGSVTLTGATTDISTISMADPWLARTITLGSNILRLGATGGIQLAAGAQNLTISGGTLTAGGASNTAGQVILTNNSTSSVLQVDANILANGSGATTLIVNGVSGSKTVLTGANVLGGGALIASGALELRSSGALGTTGTVSVLDGAALQLSGGITLARTLSVGGTGVASDGVIRNLSGNNTISGIVTTTQPVLIQSDAGTLTFFNTNATTNSISVGSGFALTFAGSGDIVVNSRINSTTQTITKSGTGRLTLGGDNSVITGTIAVTAGILRVTNVNALGTTAGSTTITAGASLELAYASDTVLAEPITFDGAGYNSTGAIRNVSGNNTLSGILSIGTTALTTIIADSGTTLTISGTLRSGATAAGTRTVTLGGAGTINITGAITNGTTPATYMTGIAKADSGTVNLRVASTFAPATTSATTLATILATIRGGVLNFDFANAAATSNLIVSSNNLSLNGGTLQLTGKDGTTNLQEVISTTLTAGRSPIVVTSGVGGTMNLALGTILRASSSGSATNITLPTSGSVTTTTLNTNGILNGGLVVGGTSWATSAATQTTSVAWVNSSDTISIGNLANGTQVAFTGTAPGGLTAGVTYYVVNSTASSFQVSLSDGGSALALSNDGTAGTMNTAGAITGLASYSSTFTANSNVDLAAGATTQGAVTINSLRFNATSGSTLTLTGNITNSSGGLLVTSGVSGNVLIQSDSSTARTITNSSNDFNIYNYGSGNLTLASTITVTGTAFTTAGPGLITFAGIASSSATQVRVTEGTLSIQGTNRFTGATDPTFTIGSVGVAAKLIFGNGASTGAESFTVINVLGTTSSLVGGGSALYTISMQNTGTNDWRNLMIGGAGTNENNLSLEAFSAGTIQLGSANTYAGRNNIGRSTFEVSVLANAGTASSLGTGSLVPTIDMNDTNSVNATVSTLRYVGTADAVTDRAIRMYTDGQTMPSLTGVVENNGTGSVKFTSAFTAAGNTTLARTFRLSGTNTGANEIVSMTDGPSSVVTLDKAGAGRWTLTGNSTYTGGTTVSAGTLQLGNGGTAGMVGSGDVAISSGATLVTNRSDSFTISNNITGAGSLGISNTPGGSTTLASSSNTYSGGTTVSSGTLVFTNVSGSATGSGTVTVAASATLAGTGSIAPAAGNPVLVQGTLSIGLVSGNAADVAITTSGAGTLLMDTTSVLLMDLVSGAGSGVLNDSTAADMLIIGGTMTLNTGSTLRVQNLNSLSGWTAGDAWKLIDWNTLSGSAVGTFTTLDLPTLGAGLQWDTSALYSTGVVSVVVAVPEPGRLWLLPLGAWAIMMRRRR; encoded by the coding sequence ATGAATATCACCGCCTTGGTGCGATGCAGCTGCATCGTGCTCGTGCTTCTCCATGCCTCTGTGCTACGCGCTCAGCTCAGCTGGGATCTCTCATCCTCCGCCGGCATTCAGGTGACCGGCGACGCCACCTGGGACACCACCACGACCAATTGGAACAACGGCACCAGCAACGTCGCGTGGAACAACGCCGCCAACGCCACCACCATAGCCGTGTTTGGAGTGCCCAGCAGTCCCACAGCCACCACGGGTGGCACGATCACCGTTTCTGGAACCATCAATCTGGGAGGCATGAAGTTTTTGCCCTTTTCCGGTTTGCCTTCCCCCTTCTCATTCACCTTCTCGGGCAGCGGCACACTGGCCTTTGCCAACGATGCTGTGATCGAACTGGGAGACTCGGTTTCCTCAGGCAGTACGGGCAATCAGTTTGTAAATCTCAGCACTGCCGTCACCGGCAACAACATTACCATCCAGCGTGCCACAGGCGCCTCCAGCGGCAGCTTCCAGTATCTCCGCTTCAGCGGCACCAATACCGGCCTCACCGGAATACTCACCATCAAGGCCACCTCCACCACTCTCGGAAATTTTATTCTCACCAGCAGTGCCGCCGCCCAGTCCGCGCTCAGCAGGGTCGTCATTGAGTCTGGCAGTGTTTACGCCATCAATGGCACCTCCAGCAATTACGCCGTGCCCATCACACTCGGAGGCACAGGGCAGGGAAATGGTGCCATTCGCATCGATGCCAGCAGCATCACCATCAGCGGGGCTATGACACTGACCAGCACGGCGCTGCTCAACAGCAACTCCGGCGTCACAGGCACGATTGTCAGTGGTGCCATCGGCGAGACCGGTGGTTCTCAGGGGCTTCAACGTTCAGCGGTGCTCAGCTCGTCCACCATGACTTTCACTGGCGCCAGCAACTTCACTGGCACCACCACCCTCGGCCGCAGCGGCGGCGTGGGCGCTGTCACCATTCTGGACTTCACCGCTTCCGGTGCTCCCACGACGGACATCTTCTACAACGGTGTCACGGCCGGCGGGCTTAGCTTTGTAGGCAGCAGCAACGCAGCCACCTTCCTGAACATCACCGGCAAGTCAGCCACCGCCAATTCGCAGCGCTTTGGTGCTGTCACCACGTCAGCGGGGACTTTGGGCGTGGTCACGCTGACTTCCGGTGCCGGTGGCAGCATGGATTTGAGCCTTGGCACGATCACTCGTAGCGGCACAGGTTTGCTCGCCTTCATCGCTCCGTCATCAGGTTCCATCACCACCACCAGCACGGGCTTTCTTGGCCCTTGGGTCACTTATAAAGACGCCACCGGCATCACCTCTTGGGCCCAGGTGGTGGGTGGTGCCATGGTTGGCGGTTACACGGGCGATCTCACCTACAGCACTGGCAAGGCTCTCTCAGCAGTCAGTGGCTATGTCGCCACGAAAAATCTCACGGTTTCAAATGCTTCGGGCGGCAGCGTGACTCTCACTGGCGCTACCACCGACATCAGCACCATCAGCATGGCAGACCCATGGCTGGCACGCACGATCACCCTTGGTTCCAATATCTTGCGCCTCGGTGCCACGGGCGGCATCCAGCTGGCGGCGGGCGCGCAAAACCTCACCATCTCCGGCGGCACGCTGACTGCAGGAGGTGCCAGCAACACAGCAGGGCAGGTTATCCTCACGAACAACTCCACCTCCTCCGTGCTGCAGGTGGATGCCAACATCCTGGCCAACGGCTCTGGCGCGACCACGTTGATCGTCAACGGCGTGAGCGGTTCCAAAACCGTTCTCACGGGTGCCAACGTGCTGGGCGGCGGCGCGCTTATCGCATCAGGAGCGCTCGAGCTCCGCAGCTCAGGCGCTCTCGGCACCACGGGCACGGTTTCGGTCCTGGATGGCGCGGCGCTTCAGCTCTCGGGCGGCATCACCCTGGCACGCACTCTCAGTGTCGGTGGCACAGGCGTGGCTTCTGATGGCGTGATCCGCAACCTCAGTGGCAACAACACGATCAGCGGTATTGTGACGACTACACAGCCGGTGCTGATCCAGTCAGATGCCGGCACGCTCACGTTCTTCAACACCAACGCCACCACCAATTCCATTTCCGTGGGCAGTGGGTTCGCCCTCACCTTCGCTGGTTCGGGAGACATCGTGGTCAACAGCCGCATTAACTCCACCACTCAGACCATCACCAAGTCAGGCACAGGCAGGCTGACTTTGGGCGGGGACAATTCCGTCATCACAGGCACGATCGCGGTGACTGCGGGCATTCTGCGCGTCACCAATGTCAATGCTCTCGGAACCACGGCGGGAAGCACCACCATCACCGCAGGTGCTTCCCTTGAGCTGGCCTACGCCTCCGACACCGTCCTCGCGGAGCCGATCACTTTTGACGGCGCGGGCTACAACAGCACTGGCGCTATCCGCAATGTGTCTGGAAACAACACACTGTCCGGCATCCTCAGCATCGGCACCACGGCACTCACCACCATCATCGCAGATTCCGGCACCACGCTCACCATATCCGGCACCCTGCGCTCCGGAGCCACAGCCGCTGGCACACGCACAGTTACGCTCGGCGGGGCAGGCACGATCAACATCACCGGCGCCATCACCAATGGCACTACCCCTGCTACCTACATGACGGGCATCGCCAAAGCCGACAGCGGCACGGTGAATCTCCGCGTGGCCAGCACCTTCGCTCCGGCCACTACCAGTGCCACCACGCTGGCGACGATTCTCGCCACCATACGCGGAGGTGTCTTGAACTTCGATTTTGCCAATGCCGCGGCCACCTCCAATCTCATCGTCAGCAGCAACAATCTCTCGCTCAACGGCGGCACTCTTCAGCTCACAGGAAAAGATGGAACGACCAATCTCCAGGAGGTCATCTCCACCACCCTCACCGCAGGACGCAGCCCCATCGTGGTCACTTCTGGTGTGGGCGGCACGATGAATCTGGCACTCGGCACCATCCTGCGCGCCTCCAGCTCAGGCAGTGCCACCAATATCACGCTGCCCACCAGCGGCAGCGTCACCACCACCACGCTGAATACCAACGGCATTTTGAATGGCGGCCTCGTGGTGGGAGGCACTAGCTGGGCCACCTCCGCTGCCACCCAGACCACCTCAGTGGCTTGGGTTAATTCCAGTGATACCATTTCCATTGGCAATCTGGCCAACGGCACTCAGGTGGCCTTCACGGGCACCGCTCCAGGTGGTCTCACGGCGGGAGTGACATACTACGTGGTGAATTCTACCGCCAGCTCCTTCCAGGTTTCCCTTAGCGACGGCGGCTCCGCCTTGGCTCTCAGCAATGACGGCACGGCTGGCACGATGAATACCGCCGGAGCCATCACAGGCCTTGCCTCCTACTCATCTACCTTCACCGCCAATTCGAATGTGGACTTGGCAGCTGGCGCCACCACCCAGGGGGCGGTCACCATCAACTCCCTTCGTTTTAATGCCACCTCCGGCAGCACCCTCACACTGACGGGAAACATCACCAACTCCAGCGGTGGCCTGCTCGTCACCTCCGGGGTCTCGGGGAATGTGTTGATCCAGAGCGACAGCAGCACGGCGCGCACCATCACCAATTCCTCCAACGATTTTAACATCTACAATTACGGCTCCGGAAATCTCACACTCGCATCCACCATCACAGTCACCGGCACGGCCTTCACCACCGCAGGCCCGGGCCTCATCACCTTCGCTGGCATTGCCAGCAGCAGTGCCACGCAGGTGCGTGTCACGGAGGGCACTCTGAGCATCCAAGGGACCAATCGCTTCACCGGCGCCACAGATCCCACCTTCACCATCGGTTCGGTGGGAGTCGCGGCCAAGCTCATCTTTGGCAACGGGGCCAGCACAGGCGCTGAAAGCTTCACCGTCATCAATGTTCTTGGCACCACCAGCTCCCTCGTGGGCGGCGGTTCTGCGCTCTACACCATCAGCATGCAAAACACCGGCACGAACGACTGGCGCAATCTCATGATCGGCGGCGCTGGCACCAATGAGAACAACCTGTCATTGGAGGCATTCTCAGCCGGCACCATTCAGCTGGGCTCCGCCAACACGTATGCCGGGCGCAACAATATCGGCCGCTCCACCTTTGAGGTCAGTGTGCTGGCCAATGCCGGCACCGCCAGCTCCTTGGGTACGGGCTCCCTGGTGCCCACCATCGACATGAATGACACCAATTCTGTCAACGCCACAGTCTCCACGCTGCGCTATGTGGGCACCGCAGATGCGGTCACAGACCGCGCCATCCGCATGTACACCGATGGCCAGACCATGCCGTCCCTGACCGGTGTGGTGGAAAACAACGGCACAGGCTCAGTGAAGTTTACCTCCGCTTTCACCGCAGCAGGAAACACCACGCTGGCACGCACCTTCCGCCTTTCCGGAACAAACACGGGGGCCAATGAGATCGTGAGCATGACGGACGGCCCCAGCAGCGTCGTCACGCTGGACAAGGCCGGAGCCGGTCGCTGGACGTTGACTGGCAATAGCACTTATACCGGCGGCACGACGGTGTCCGCAGGCACGCTTCAGCTCGGCAATGGTGGCACGGCCGGCATGGTGGGCAGTGGAGATGTGGCCATCTCCTCCGGTGCCACGCTGGTTACTAATCGCAGCGACAGCTTTACCATCAGCAACAACATCACCGGAGCGGGCTCGCTCGGCATAAGCAATACCCCAGGCGGCTCCACCACGCTCGCCTCCAGTTCCAATACCTACAGCGGCGGCACCACCGTGAGCTCGGGCACGCTGGTGTTTACCAATGTGTCTGGTTCAGCCACAGGCAGCGGCACTGTGACGGTGGCTGCCTCTGCCACGCTGGCGGGCACCGGCAGCATCGCTCCTGCTGCGGGAAATCCCGTTTTGGTGCAGGGCACTTTGAGCATCGGGCTGGTTTCCGGAAATGCGGCAGACGTGGCCATCACGACCTCAGGCGCTGGCACCTTGCTCATGGACACCACCAGCGTATTGCTGATGGATCTCGTCAGCGGCGCTGGCTCGGGTGTGCTCAATGACTCCACAGCGGCGGACATGCTGATCATCGGCGGCACGATGACGCTCAATACGGGAAGCACTCTGCGTGTTCAGAATCTCAATAGCCTCTCAGGCTGGACCGCCGGGGACGCCTGGAAACTCATCGACTGGAATACCCTCTCCGGCTCTGCTGTCGGCACCTTCACCACTCTCGATCTGCCCACGCTCGGCGCCGGGCTGCAGTGGGACACCAGCGCGCTTTATTCCACGGGCGTGGTCAGCGTTGTCGTTGCGGTTCCGGAGCCTGGCCGCCTGTGGCTCCTGCCTCTTGGGGCATGGGCCATCATGATGCGGCGCAGGCGCTAG
- the argB gene encoding acetylglutamate kinase codes for MSAPENQTSKSAVLLEALPYMQSFRGCTFLIKVGGSAMEDPVQVDSFLRDVVFLEAVGINPVIVHGGGKAISKAMTESGLQAKFINGMRVTDDETIKIVEETLARVINPEIVNKINAFGGKAVGIPGTEVFLGEKMKGDLGWVGEVNDCKLGLIQAAVAGEFVPVVSPVARELASGKTLNVNADLAACALAKRLKATKLIFLSDVRGVMRDPKDDATLIPSLDEASIAKLKAEGIISGGMIPKVDSSLDSLRGGVGKVHLIDGRLPHALILEIFTDGGIGTEIHL; via the coding sequence ATGTCCGCCCCCGAGAACCAGACCTCCAAATCCGCCGTACTCCTGGAAGCCCTGCCTTACATGCAGAGCTTCCGAGGCTGCACGTTTCTGATCAAGGTGGGTGGCAGTGCGATGGAAGACCCCGTGCAGGTGGACTCCTTTCTGCGCGATGTCGTTTTCCTCGAAGCCGTGGGCATCAATCCCGTGATCGTGCATGGCGGCGGCAAGGCAATCTCCAAGGCGATGACCGAATCCGGACTGCAGGCCAAGTTTATCAACGGCATGCGCGTCACCGACGACGAGACGATCAAGATCGTCGAAGAGACGCTGGCACGTGTGATCAACCCGGAGATCGTGAACAAGATCAATGCCTTTGGCGGCAAGGCTGTGGGCATTCCTGGGACGGAAGTGTTTCTGGGCGAAAAGATGAAGGGAGATCTCGGCTGGGTGGGCGAGGTGAACGACTGCAAGCTGGGCCTGATCCAGGCGGCTGTGGCGGGTGAGTTTGTGCCTGTGGTGTCCCCTGTGGCTCGTGAGCTGGCCTCCGGCAAGACGCTGAATGTAAACGCCGACCTGGCCGCCTGTGCACTGGCCAAGCGCCTGAAGGCCACGAAGCTGATCTTTCTGAGTGATGTGCGCGGTGTGATGCGCGACCCGAAAGATGACGCCACGCTGATTCCCAGCCTGGACGAGGCCTCGATCGCCAAACTGAAAGCGGAAGGCATCATCAGCGGTGGCATGATTCCCAAAGTGGACTCGTCTCTGGACTCCCTGCGCGGCGGCGTGGGCAAGGTGCATCTCATCGACGGACGCCTGCCGCATGCGCTGATTCTCGAAATCTTCACCGACGGCGGGATCGGTACTGAAATCCATTTGTAA